The Chitinophaga sp. Cy-1792 genome contains the following window.
AAATGGCGCCTTTCCCGTTCCAGCTGATGCTGCTGCCCATAATGCCCGTAGCCAGAAAAGTGCCTGCCAGCACTATAACGATAGCTGCCACCTGTTGGATGGTAGGCACACTACGGTTACGTATGCAATCTACCAGTATACCCATCCAGATCGTTTGCATCAGCAATACAATGGTAACAGATACCGGAAGGTATTGCACGGCAAGATAATAGAAGGTGCTGGTGAGTCCAAGGAAGGTGCCTGCTCCCAGTAATCGCAGGTTCTCTTTAATATTGTTAACGGCAACGGGGGAACGCTTTCTGAACAGGTCAAGTATGAATAATACAATGCATCCTGTGAAATACTGGGCAAAGGTAATGGCCGCAGTACTGAATCCCTGCTGACCGGCTATCTTGACATAGGTAGCCAGAACGCCATAACTGGCGGCTCCCGCTGTGACCAGCATTATTCCTTTCAACTTTTTCATGTCCTGATTATTTATAGGACAAAGCTCCGCAGGATCAGGCAGCCGTCACTTTACATATGTTGAGTGCAGGGCTATTTTTTCTTTTCGCTGGCACGGATACGGCTCAGCTGTGTGGGCGTGACGCCCAGAAAGGCGGCAATATGCTGTAGCTGCAACCGCGAAGCCAGCTGAGGGGAGGCCTCCAGGAAAGACTGGTAACGGATTTTTGCCGGCAACACCTTATAGTTGACTTCATTGAATTCTTTCTCTACTACCCAGTTACGCTCCAGGTAATTTATCCAGAAAAATGCCAGGTCCGGATGTTGCAGCATCAGGTGTTTAAATTCTTTAAAACTGAATTCTACCACAATACTATCCTCCAGGGCCTGTATCGCAAACTGGCTTTGCTGCCCGGCTATCAATGCCGCTGTTGCCGCTACAAAACTGTTCTCCGGGAAAAAACGCTTAATAACAATATCTCCGTTTTCAAATGGATGGTAATAGGAAAATAGTCCCTGGTAAATAAAGGATACAAATACAGGCTGGGCCCCGGCTGCGAGGTATAAAGTGCCGGCAGGTATTTCTTTTATACGTACCATTTTCTCCATTGCAGCAAGGGTTCCGGGAGATAATTCTTGGTAGGTCCGCAATGCTGCAAAAAAGGCCGAAATTATATGTTGATGATCGGTGGTTTTCACAATGACTGTTATGATATGCCTGGCATGATCGCCGGCAAACGAATGTAACCTAATTTTAAGTATCTGCATGGATGATGCAGGATTTCCCCCCGGAAACAATGCGCGTTGATTATTGCATCTTCTCCAAATAGAAATCATCTCCAAACACAGTACCACTCAGTGGTTTGTAGTAGTACAATGTTGCGGAAGTATTGGATGCCCCCGTTGTAAACAGGACAGCATTATGCTGATAGGTGGTGCTGGTGATATTGGCATCTACCGCAGAGCCACCATAGTTTTTAACGCCCAGCAGCACCGACTGGCCTGCTGTGTCCACTTTTCCGAATCCGCCAAAACGATAGGTGGTATTGGCTTCCAGCCCGGTAATGCTTTGCTCGATGGAGGTTTCTCCGGTGCCCTGTTCCCGTATGGCATAGCTGCCTGTTCTCGCATCTGTACTCACCAGTTGTGAAACAGTGCCCCAGGTAGTCCAGGGTGAAAGCGCCCCAGTTTCAAAACCTCCGTTTGTCAGCAAGGAATTTTTATACACTCTGACATAGTCTACATCCATGGTAAAGGGAAGATTGGAATCAGTAATGGCGCCCGGCCAGCCGGCACCGCCAGACTGGTTCAGGATGATATAAAAAGGCTGATCATAAGGCCAGTTAAGATAGGTGGCGCCGGCTGGTTTGCTGTACGTATACTGTAGCACGTTATTCACGTAAAATTGCAGGCTCGCTGGCGACCAGACAAGCGTATAGATATTATAATCACTGGCATTATAGGACGCCGCATGGGAAGCAGAACTGCCGCCACTGGACGACGTTACCGTTGCATTGTGGACGGTCTGATATACCACGCTGCCGAAGTTTACATGCTCCATGATATCTATCTCCCCGCTGTTGGGCCAGCCGCCATAGGCAACAGGATTATCAGGCATCATCCAGATGGCTGGCCAGGAACCCTGACCCTGGTTGAATTTGGCGCGTACCTCCACCTTGCCGTACAGGAAATTGAACTTCCCTGAAGTCTTCACACCTCCTGAATGGTACGCGATAGAATCTCCTGTAATAACGCTGTTGTCCATTCGCAGTTTGAGGTTGCCGCTCCCAACGTAGGCATAGGCCGGGTTTTCTGTAAGGTACTTCGTCCAGGCAGGTGTGCCCCTTTCACAAAACGACCATTTACTGGTGTCGAAGCCGCCGTCTGTATTAAACTCATCTGACCATATGAGCTGATAGCTGGAAGTGGCCGCTACTGCAGGGGTAACGGCTGTAGTGGTGAGATTGCTGCTACTGCTTTGCTGCGGACTGGTAAAATTCTTGGAGCAGGATAATAATATGGAAAGGGCTGCCACTGCGGCAATCGGTCCACTTTTAAATCGGGTAATGTTCATGTTGCTTGAATTAGATCTGGTTAATAATGGCATTGCGCCGTCAAATAAGGGCGGCACTATTTCCGAGGGATATGAATTGTATTATGTCATACAAAATACATTTTAATGATGGATTTTCATAATGGAAAATGAGTAGCTGCAGTTGCCAGACTATGATTTTGTTTATTTTTATGGACCACGTTAACTGATATATGATGCATCCATTTCCGATACTGTACACGACCAGGTTAATCCTTCGTAAGCTGGACCCGGATGATATTCCGTCTTTGGTGAAGTATGCCGGTAACCGTAATGTTTCACGCTATATTCTGAACATTCCATACCCATACCAGGAGCCCGATGCCGTATTCCGGCTGAGTTACATCCTGCAGGGCTTCAAAGCAAAGTCCAGGTACATTTTTGCTGTTGTTTTAAAAGAATCCGGGGAGATGATCGGAGAGATCAGCTTTCACCTGGATATGACCCGCCCGGCGGCCCAGCTGGCTTATTGGATAGGAGAGCCTTTCTGGGGCAAAGGCATTGCTACGGAGGCCATCACGGCCATGTTGCAGTACGGCTTCACAGAATTGCAGCTGGACCAGGTCTTCGCTACCTGTGATCAGGAAAATACCGCCTCTGGCAGGGTACTTGAAAAGAATGGGTTACAAAAAGGAACTCCTGCCGGAACAATTGATTATTATTCGATGAAGAAAGAATATTATGCCCAATTACATGACCAGCACTGAATTTTGGATACTATACCTGCCAGCCCTGCGCCAGGCGCTGGACAACGATGACATTAATGAAGGATTTCTGGTGCGTGGACCCGAATGTTACCTGGATGCCGCTCAGCTACCACTGGTGGATGATTTTATTACTTCCGTCATGGCGGAAGATCCATTTCTTATACTGGTGGAGGAGTATTTTGATGCAAAAACACATTATGCCGAATCGTTTAAGGGGCAGTCTATACTGATCGTCAGGGAAGAAATAGTCAGGAAGATGGAAGAGAAGACCAGGTTGTTAAATAGCAGGATCCAGCCCGGTTACGGCGCTGAATCCTGACAAGCTATGTTATTGTATCCTGTGTGCAGGAACGCCTTCTTTAGTGAGTTTTACGGGCAGTATCCTGCCGTTTTCATCAAAATGTAATTCCTCGATACAGGTTTCTCTTGAATTACCTGCCGTTTCTGTCAGTGGTCTTCTGTGGTAGATGATATACCATTTATTTTCTTTGGCAAGATGGATGACCGAATGATGACCTGCGCCGTTGGCGATGGCAGGATCGGGCTGCAAAATCTTGCCGATGCGTTTGAACGGGCCGGCCGGACTGTCGCCAATGGCATAGGCTACGCTGTAATCGGGGCCTGTCCAGCCACCTTCCGACCACATGAAGTAATATTTGCCATCTTTCAGGAACATACAAGGGCCTTCTACATAATGATCGGGCGTTATTTCATGGAATGTCTGTCCATCCGGAAATGGAATAAATCCTGTAAAGTCACCTTTCAGCTTCGCGATATTGCAATGACGCCACCCGCCGTAGATCAGGTAGTATTGCTTGTCTGCGTCCTGAAATACATATTGATCAATAGGCTGGGCTTTGTTGTAGAATTTACCGACCAGTGGCTTACCTAACAGGTCTTTATAGGGGCCTTCCGGTTTACTGGCTACTGCTACGCCGATGCCACCGGTTTCCTGGTCGCTCTGGATGTCGTTGGCGCCAAAGAATAGGTAGTATTTCCGGTCTTTCTCCACGATGGCTGGTGCCCAGATGGCTTTTTTTGCCCATTTTACTCCTGTGGTATCCATGATATGAGGATGTTTCGTCCAGTGTACCAGGTCAGGGGAGGAGAAGGCATCAAAAAATACCTGCTGCTCGTATGGTGCCGAAAAAGTAGGATAAACCCAGTATTGCTTATTGAACACCACCCCTTCAGGATCAGCATACCAGCCCGGAAAGATAGGATTGCCGGAATGTTTTACGTTAGTTTTTACCTGTGCAGATACCATCCAGGTACTACAGGCTGCTGCGAAGCATAGGATCAGTTTCTTCATAAAGGATCAATTTAGTAGAAAAAAATCGATTTAGCAAGCTGCTTTTTTGTGCATTTGTCACAAAAGTATATCTGGTCCGCTGGATACTTTGTGAATCGCCGCACCTTTGCAGGAAATCAAATTATCTCTAAATTTGCAGCCTAAAACTTTCTTCGATATGGACTTCGGCGCAGCATGGAAAAGTTATGATGCAATGGATATTACCCTTCCACCAGACGACCCGATTACCAGTAAGGTTTTACGCACCGCAGCAAAAAATCATACACTGCATATAGGCTCCTCCGGATGGACACGCAAAGAATTCGTCGGTACCCTCTATCCCAATAATATCAAGGATACCAGTATGCTCACTACCTACAGTGAGCTGTACGACTGCGTAGAACTCAATGCCACGCATTATAAAATTTATTCTCCTGCTGAAGTACGCAAATGGCTGGAAAAAGTAAAGAACAATGAGTTTATCTTCTGTCCGAAATTCCCGCAGTCTATCAGCCATGATAGTACCCTGCTCAATGCAACGGAAGAAACAAAAGCTTTCCTGGATGGTATAAAAGCCTTCGGAAAGCAGCTGGGCCCTGTATTCCTGCAACTCAGTGAACATTTCTCTCCTGCCCGCAAACTCAATCTCTACAAATACCTGGAACAACTGCCGGAAGAAATAGACTTCTTTGTGGAACTCCGCCACCATGAATGGTTTTCCAACCGCTTCGAACGGAAAGAGTTCTTCAATACATTAAGGGAAATGGCTATCGGCGTGGTTATGACCGATACGCCCGGCCGCCGTGATGTACTGCACATGGGCCTTACAACTCCCCAGCTCTTCCTGCGCTTCGTTACTAAAGGTGATCATATCAATGATATCAGAAGACTCGAAGAATGGCTCCCTAAACTCGAAGAATGGAAGGCTGCCGGACTGGAAGAAACCTGGTTTTTCCTCCATGTACATGAAGGTGAATATGAAGCCGCTTTCTACAAGGAAGTACGCAGTCTCTTCGGTTTAGAACCCCGTGAGGCACAGGAATCACAACTTTCCCTGTTTTAATCCGCTGCCCATAAAAGTCCCTATCAGAATACTTCGTACCTTTGCGGCGACAAATCAGCTGAAATATGAAGGATGTTATCCAGGCCATATTGGAAAATGAGGTAGTGAAACTACAACCGCTTACTACAGCTGATTTTGATGCGCTATATGCCGTCGCTGCCGATCCCCGCATCTGGGAACAACACCCTGAGCAGGACCGCTGGAAA
Protein-coding sequences here:
- a CDS encoding Crp/Fnr family transcriptional regulator: MQILKIRLHSFAGDHARHIITVIVKTTDHQHIISAFFAALRTYQELSPGTLAAMEKMVRIKEIPAGTLYLAAGAQPVFVSFIYQGLFSYYHPFENGDIVIKRFFPENSFVAATAALIAGQQSQFAIQALEDSIVVEFSFKEFKHLMLQHPDLAFFWINYLERNWVVEKEFNEVNYKVLPAKIRYQSFLEASPQLASRLQLQHIAAFLGVTPTQLSRIRASEKKK
- a CDS encoding family 16 glycosylhydrolase, which produces MPLLTRSNSSNMNITRFKSGPIAAVAALSILLSCSKNFTSPQQSSSSNLTTTAVTPAVAATSSYQLIWSDEFNTDGGFDTSKWSFCERGTPAWTKYLTENPAYAYVGSGNLKLRMDNSVITGDSIAYHSGGVKTSGKFNFLYGKVEVRAKFNQGQGSWPAIWMMPDNPVAYGGWPNSGEIDIMEHVNFGSVVYQTVHNATVTSSSGGSSASHAASYNASDYNIYTLVWSPASLQFYVNNVLQYTYSKPAGATYLNWPYDQPFYIILNQSGGAGWPGAITDSNLPFTMDVDYVRVYKNSLLTNGGFETGALSPWTTWGTVSQLVSTDARTGSYAIREQGTGETSIEQSITGLEANTTYRFGGFGKVDTAGQSVLLGVKNYGGSAVDANITSTTYQHNAVLFTTGASNTSATLYYYKPLSGTVFGDDFYLEKMQ
- a CDS encoding GNAT family N-acetyltransferase, which gives rise to MMHPFPILYTTRLILRKLDPDDIPSLVKYAGNRNVSRYILNIPYPYQEPDAVFRLSYILQGFKAKSRYIFAVVLKESGEMIGEISFHLDMTRPAAQLAYWIGEPFWGKGIATEAITAMLQYGFTELQLDQVFATCDQENTASGRVLEKNGLQKGTPAGTIDYYSMKKEYYAQLHDQH
- a CDS encoding glycoside hydrolase family 43 protein, producing MKKLILCFAAACSTWMVSAQVKTNVKHSGNPIFPGWYADPEGVVFNKQYWVYPTFSAPYEQQVFFDAFSSPDLVHWTKHPHIMDTTGVKWAKKAIWAPAIVEKDRKYYLFFGANDIQSDQETGGIGVAVASKPEGPYKDLLGKPLVGKFYNKAQPIDQYVFQDADKQYYLIYGGWRHCNIAKLKGDFTGFIPFPDGQTFHEITPDHYVEGPCMFLKDGKYYFMWSEGGWTGPDYSVAYAIGDSPAGPFKRIGKILQPDPAIANGAGHHSVIHLAKENKWYIIYHRRPLTETAGNSRETCIEELHFDENGRILPVKLTKEGVPAHRIQ
- a CDS encoding DUF72 domain-containing protein; translated protein: MQPKTFFDMDFGAAWKSYDAMDITLPPDDPITSKVLRTAAKNHTLHIGSSGWTRKEFVGTLYPNNIKDTSMLTTYSELYDCVELNATHYKIYSPAEVRKWLEKVKNNEFIFCPKFPQSISHDSTLLNATEETKAFLDGIKAFGKQLGPVFLQLSEHFSPARKLNLYKYLEQLPEEIDFFVELRHHEWFSNRFERKEFFNTLREMAIGVVMTDTPGRRDVLHMGLTTPQLFLRFVTKGDHINDIRRLEEWLPKLEEWKAAGLEETWFFLHVHEGEYEAAFYKEVRSLFGLEPREAQESQLSLF